A region of the bacterium genome:
GCCAGCTCACGCGCGGCGAGCGCATGGTCGAGATCCTCAAGCAGGGCCAGTACGTGCCCCTGCCGGTGGAGAAGCAGGTCGCGATCATCTACGCCGGCACCCGCGGCTACCTCGACGACCTGCCGGTCGCCGTGCTGAAGCAGTGGGAGGCGGACCTGTACGTGTTCCTGGACGAGAAGCACAGCGGCGTGCTGCACGACATCCGCACCTCGGGCAAGCTCGAGCCCGCGACCGAGGACGCCCTGAAGCACGCCATCGAGGAGTTCAAGTCCTCGCGCAAGGAAGCCTAGGAGGTCGTCCGTGGCCGGCGCCGGCATCAAGACGATCAACAAGCGGATCCGCTCGGTCCGCTCGACGCAGCAGATCACCAAGGCCATGAAGATGGTCTCGGCCGCCAAGCTGCGCCGCGCCCAGGACCGCCTGGTCTCGGCGCGCCCGTACTCGCACAAGCTGGCCGAGCTGCTGCAGCGCCTGGCCGAGTCGGGCGATTCCGGGCACCCGTACCTGGAGCGCCGCGCCGTGCACCGCCGCCTGGTGGTCGTGGTGACCTCGGACAAGGGCCTCTGCGGCGCCTACAACATGAACGTGATGCGCGTGGCGCAGCGGGCCGCGGACGCGTCGATTGCCGAGGGGCGTCCCTGCGCGATCTACGCCATCGGGCGCAAGGCGCGCGACTACTTCCGCAAGCGCGGCTACGACGTGGTCGCCGCGCACGACGACTTCGCCGCCAGCGCCAGCGACGACAAGGCCCGGCGCGTCGCCGACGACGTGGTGAGGATGTTCACCGAGGGCGAAGCCGACGAGGTGCTGCTGGCCTACGCGGCCTTCATCAGCACGCTGACCCAGCGCCCGGCGCTGGACACGCTGCTGCCGGTGGCGCCGCCCGCCGGCGGTGTCGACGCGGCGAAGACCGCTGTCGACTACATCTGGGAGCCCGGCCGCGACGCCCTCTTCGCCGCGCTGCTGCCCCAGTACCTGCGCAACCGCGTCTACATCACGCTGTGCGAGGCCTTCGCCAGCGAGCACGGCGCGCGCATGACCAGCATGTCGGCCGCCACCGAGAACGCCGGCGAACTGATCGAGGCCCTCACGCTCAAGCGCAACCGCGAGCGCCAGGCCGCCATCACCCAGGAGATCAGCGAGATCGTGGGCGGGGCCAACGCCCTGTAGCCCGCTTGGTCCAGCAAGGAGATGACAAGGACATGGCCGAGAACTACGGACGCGTCGTGCAGGTGATCGGGCCCACGGTGGACCTCGAGTTCGACTCGGACCACCTGCCCGACATCCTCAACGCCATCAGGATCGCCGACGCGGCGAAGGAGATCGACCTGATCGTCGAGGTGGCCCAGCACACCGGCAACAACCAGGTGCGCTGCATC
Encoded here:
- the atpG gene encoding ATP synthase F1 subunit gamma, whose protein sequence is MAGAGIKTINKRIRSVRSTQQITKAMKMVSAAKLRRAQDRLVSARPYSHKLAELLQRLAESGDSGHPYLERRAVHRRLVVVVTSDKGLCGAYNMNVMRVAQRAADASIAEGRPCAIYAIGRKARDYFRKRGYDVVAAHDDFAASASDDKARRVADDVVRMFTEGEADEVLLAYAAFISTLTQRPALDTLLPVAPPAGGVDAAKTAVDYIWEPGRDALFAALLPQYLRNRVYITLCEAFASEHGARMTSMSAATENAGELIEALTLKRNRERQAAITQEISEIVGGANAL